A single genomic interval of Anopheles darlingi chromosome X, idAnoDarlMG_H_01, whole genome shotgun sequence harbors:
- the LOC125951556 gene encoding protein dj-1beta-like codes for MAMSVANNLKKRALALLAAGSEEMELVVAVDVLRRCDIDVTVALVQDEAVSTSNEELVARCSRNVNIQADVTLAKYLQENISDEASLPDAIILPGGLEGSRLMSKAAAVGELLRHYQSSAKIVAAICAAPTVFAAHGNLFAGRRLTSYPAFKDSLNGAGYAWQEPEQSPNGRVVRDGNLITSMGPATSFDFALTVGAALTNQETAEKVASAMLYKWPH; via the exons ATGGCTATGTCGGTGGCAAATAATCTCAAAAAGCGTGCTCTGGCACTGCTGGCAGCTGGGTCCGAGGAAATGGAGCttgtcgttgccgtcgatGTGCTGCGCCGTTGCGAT ATTGACGTGACAGTCGCTCTGGTGCAGGACGAAGCGGtgagcaccagcaacgaagAGCTGGTGGCGCGATGTTCCCGTAACGTAAACATCCAAGCGGATGTAACGCTGGCCAAATATCTGCAAGAGAACATTAGCGACGAGGCGAGCCTTCCCGATGCTATCATCCTTCCCGGTGGCCTTGAGGGATCTCGCTTGATGTCGAAAGCAGCGGCGGTCGGTGAGCTGCTGCGCCACTATCAAAGTAGCGCGAAAATTGTGGCTGCTATCTGTGCCGCACCGACCGTGTTTGCCGCACACGGTAATCTGTTCGCGGGCCGCCGATTAACTTCCTACCCGGCCTTCAAGGATTCGCTGAACGGCGCCGGATATGCGTGGCAGGAACCGGAACAATCGCCAAACGGTCGGGTGGTACGCGATGGTAATCTAATCACGAGCATGGGCCCGGCGACATCGTTTGATTTTGCCTTGACGGTAGGTGCGGCCCTGACCAATCAGGAGACAGCGGAAAAGGTAGCAAGCGCAATGCTCTACAAGTGGCCCCATTAA